In Excalfactoria chinensis isolate bCotChi1 chromosome 5, bCotChi1.hap2, whole genome shotgun sequence, a single genomic region encodes these proteins:
- the RASSF7 gene encoding ras association domain-containing protein 7 isoform X2, translated as MELKVWVDGIQRVVCGVSEQTTCQEVVIALARAIGQTGRYVLVQKLREKERQLLPLECPLESLAKCGQYANDVQFILRRTGPSVAERPSSEGAPQAPERTFIRASLPIKPRALSTDIPRPREPRKSMTFNLGPMGSVDPYAKSRWRQHACEGMVLKDGGPNQLSKEELFKTVLRQQEQLHSLEAHGDTLETDLRLWEHGLASSQEDEILYLEHLVRRNDTELGEEEFWQSELRLEKECERERQERVRSLRASLEEYTHRIYELSARTEALQKEIQWEMAERAKRGKEVPVPSHTDLEDMAAKMKRDLEAKVKQGTQLESNLASVEKALEEAERSLQAQNQELEELNKELRQCNLQQFIQQTGATVTVGQARSEEDAQPELSPCELPACRRNGGFSPTGADSPPSTSTKQLLSHPRTLPEPLVPSLNPEVVSTRQSIWR; from the exons ATGGAGCTGAAGGTCTGGGTGGATGGGATCCAGAGGGTAGTCTGCGGCGTCTCGGAACAAACCACCTGCCAGGAGGTGGTCATCGCCCTGGCACGGGCCATAG GTCAGACAGGACGCTATGTCTTGGTGCAGAAGCTCCGGGAGAAGGAAAGGCAGCTCCTCCCACTCGAATGCCCCTTGGAGTCGCTGGCCAAGTGTGGGCAGTATGCCAATGATGTGCAGTTCATCTTGAGGCGGACGGGCCCCAGTGTAGCTGAGAGACCATCCTCAGAGGGTGCTCCCCAGGCTCCTGAGAGGACGTTCATCCGGGCCAGCCTGCCCATCAAGCCCCGGGCCCTGAGCACAGACATACCTCGGCCCCGGGAGCCGAGGAAATCAATGACCTTCAACTTGGGCCCTATGGGCTCTGTTGACCCATATGCAAAGAGCCGCTGGAGGCAGCATGCCTGCGAGGGGATGGTCTTGAAGGATGGTGGGCCCAACCAGCTCTCTAAGGAGGAGCTGTTTAAGACAGTGCTgcggcagcaggagcagctgcactCCTTGGAGGCCCATGGGGACACACTGGAGACAGACCTGCGGCTCTGGGAGCATGGCTTGGCCTCCAGCCAGGAGGATGAGATCCTCTATTTGGAGCACCTGGTGCGGAGGAATGATACGGAGCTGGGCGAGGAGGAGTTTTGGCAGAGCGAGCTACGGCTGGAGAAGGAGTGTGAACGGGAGAGGCAGGAACGGGTGAGGAGCCTGCGGGCCAGCTTGGAAGAGTACACACATAGGATCTATGAGCTAAGTGCCCGCACTGAGGCCCTGCAGAAAGAGATCCAATGGGAAATGGCCGAGAGGGCCAAGAGGGGCAAGGAGGTCCCTGTGCCAAGCCACACGGACCTGGAGGACATGGCTGCCAAAATGAAAAGGGATCTGGAGGCCAAGGTCAAGCAGGGTACGCAGCTGGAGAGCAACCTGGCCAGTGTGGAGAAGGCCCTGGAAGAAGCTGAAAGGAGCCTGCAG GCCCAGAACCAAGAGCTGGAGGAGTTAAATAAGGAGCTGAGGCAGTGTAATTTGCAGCAGTTTATTCAGCAGACGGGAGCCACGGTGACTGTCGGGCAGGCCAGGTCTGAGGAGGACGCCCAGCCGGAGCTGAGCCCATGCGAGCTGCCAGCCTGCCGGCGAAACGGAG GGTTTTCTCCCACCGGTGCAGATTCGCCACCCAGTACCAGCACCAAGCAGCTCCTCAGCCATCCCCGGACCCTGCCAGAGCCCCTGGTGCCCAGCCTGAACCCCGAGG TCGTATCAACCAGGCAGAGCATCTGGAGGTAG